The Dermacentor albipictus isolate Rhodes 1998 colony chromosome 2, USDA_Dalb.pri_finalv2, whole genome shotgun sequence genome has a segment encoding these proteins:
- the LOC139055418 gene encoding monocarboxylate transporter 14-like has protein sequence MAPPKASLSKNSALPVAMDCCWSVPLLCACASLLFTMPEANAGLLYVLFMEKFLVSREIASWPRTIATLMTNFMGFAIGAIQQKVAVYTMLLFGSVLCPAAIIASAFVPNMTWMMVTLGCLYGLSTGTLLIGTSVYVVSYFDEYRGAATGIKYLGLSMSGVLGPVLLPTLAATYGLQGLLLVVGGITLNVIPLVLLLRKPQPTKLLLRCLTRTVQSSNSSELKELGSSGLATIQIGSEHEEPQSAGAGKTGSQHATSLHKQKECGTLPGLKYGSELPASNTIAPKIEVGFHIETGILTQIINVLRTPMFYLLLVPIVFADFTLPLFASTIVDYARDKGVYIDKAALLVTCMCIGGFCGRIAIPVVSDKVTNGRCIIAAISFLLLSVCFVLLPHVDVFPGVAAVTFVTGLQQGYLATIKTVLAADYMGVRNVALCWGLFGIASLPLTFFEPSIVGVFRDTGGSYDNLYRLCGGLDLIAALLLLMQAFVQAKKKEASNGGNCQG, from the exons ATGGCTCCTCCGAAGGCATCGCTGTCCAAAAACAGTGCGTTGCCCGTTGCCATGGACTGCTGCTGGTCAGTACCTCTACTTTGTGCCTGCGCGAGCCTGCTCTTCACGATGCCTGAAGCCAATGCTGGTTTGCTTTACGTCCTCTTCATGGAAAAGTTTCTCGTGAGCCGAGAAATAGCCTCTTGGCCTCGAACCATCGCTACGCTCATGACGAATTTCATGG GCTTTGCTATAGGTGCCATCCAGCAAAAGGTTGCTGTCTACACTATGCTGCTGTTTGGCTCAGTACTGTGTCCGGCTGCTATCATCGCATCTGCATTTGTTCCAAACATGACGTGGATGATGGTTACCTTGGGCTGTCTATACG GGCTCTCAACGGGAACGCTTCTGATCGGCACATCCGTATACGTTGTGTCATATTTCGATGAGTACCGGGGTGCTGCTACGGGAATCAAGTATCTCGGCTTATCAATGTCGGGAGTCCTCGGTCCTGTTCTACTCCCCACGTTGGCGGCCACATATGGTTTGCAAGGATTGCTGCTAGTGGTGGGCGGCATTACATTGAATGTAATTCCTTTGGTACTCCTTCTTAGAAAGCCACAGCCTACAAAACTACTTCTTCGCTGCCTTACAAGGACAGTTCAAAGCTCAAACAGTTCAGAATTAAAGGAGCTTGGATCATCAGGCTTAGCGACAATTCAAATTGGAAGTGAACATGAAGAACCCCAATCGGCTGGAGCCGGAAAAACAGGTTCTCAACATGCCACCTCTTTACACAAACAAAAGGAATGCGGTACGCTACCCGGTTTAAAATACGGATCAGAGTTGCCAGCGTCTAATACGATAGCACCAAAAATTGAAGTTGGGTTTCATATTGAAACCGGCATCTTGACACAAATAATAAACGTTCTACGCACGCCAATGTTCTATTTACTATTAGTGCCCATCGTTTTTGCCGATTTCACCCTGCCGCTGTTTGCGTCTACCATCGTGGACTACGCCAGGGACAAAGGCGTTTATATTGACAAAGCCGCGTTGCTCGTGACGTGCATGTGCATCGGCGGGTTTTGCGGACGCATAGCAATTCCGGTTGTGTCGGACAAAGTCACGAACGGTCGATGCATCATTGCGGCGATCAGCTTCCTACTGCTGAGCGTCTGTTTTGTGCTTTTGCCTCATGTCGACGTTTTTCCCGGCGTAGCCGCGGTCACATTCGTCACAGGTCTTCAGCAGGGCTACCTGGCGACCATCAAAACTGTCTTGGCTGCCGATTACATGGGAGTGCGGAACGTGGCGTTGTGTTGGGGACTTTTCGGGATCGCCTCGCTGCCGCTCACATTTTTTGAGCCTTCAATTGTAG